A single genomic interval of Musa acuminata AAA Group cultivar baxijiao chromosome BXJ3-4, Cavendish_Baxijiao_AAA, whole genome shotgun sequence harbors:
- the LOC135635095 gene encoding zinc finger protein ZAT4-like, translating into MDRHTCNLCFRRFPNGRALGGHMRSHVISAAPPAPPAQHPGNSSASISSDRPAAEQEVGEEAEEEVGGSYGLRMNPRKSFRLVDPQFSSSVAAVELAGSSDVVQDRESETESPKENRRRSKRSRRDTASPTEQPEAEPASSVSDATPEEDVALCLMMLSRDSWATAAAEEEARLSDGFDEQEVEDRRAAARTRQPPKKGRSRYQCGACKKVFRSYQALGGHRASHKKTNGCVPAVEPRIYGEADSADANADAKVHECPFCFRVFSSGQALGGHKRSHFTSSATMLTENSPVSRPPPSCSPQSTSPLASAATKCGGSIGMIDLNFPAPSMDDVELSAVSDMDFVANPRPN; encoded by the coding sequence ATGGACAGGCACACCTGCAACCTTTGCTTCCGCCGCTTCCCCAATGGACGGGCTCTCGGGGGGCACATGCGCTCTCACGTCATATCTGCGGCCCCTCCGGCCCCACCGGCGCAGCACCCTGGAAACTCATCCGCGTCCATATCCTCCGACCGACCTGCGGCGGAGCAGGAAGTAGGTGAggaagcggaggaggaggtgggaGGCTCTTATGGCCTGCGCATGAACCCCCGGAAGAGTTTCCGGCTGGTGGATCCCCAGTTCTCCTCTTCCGTCGCTGCCGTTGAGCTGGCCGGATCTAGCGACGTCGTCCAGGACCGGGAGAGCGAGACGGAGTCCCCCAAAGAAAACCGACGCCGATCTAAGCGATCCCGCCGGGACACCGCGTCGCCGACGGAGCAGCCGGAGGCGGAGCCGGCTAGCTCTGTCTCGGACGCGACTCCCGAGGAGGATGTCGCGCTCTGCCTCATGATGCTGTCCCGCGACTCCTGGGCTACTgctgcggcggaggaggaggcccGACTGTCGGACGGCTTCGACGAGCAGGAAGTGGAGGATCGGCGGGCCGCCGCTCGCACCCGGCAACCGCCAAAGAAGGGGCGGAGCCGGTACCAGTGCGGCGCGTGCAAGAAGGTGTTCCGGTCGTACCAAGCCCTCGGTGGCCACCGGGCGAGCCACAAGAAGACCAACGGCTGCGTCCCGGCCGTGGAGCCCCGGATCTACGGCGAAGCCGACTCCGCCGACGCCAATGCCGATGCCAAAGTCCACGAGTGCCCCTTCTGCTTCCGAGTCTTCAGCTCCGGCCAAGCCCTCGGCGGCCACAAGCGGTCGCACTTCACGTCGTCCGCCACTATGCTCACCGAGAACTCGCCGGTGTCACGCCCTCCCCCGTCATGCTCGCCGCAGAGCACCTCCCCCCTCGCCTCCGCCGCCACCAAGTGCGGCGGCAGCATCGGCATGATCGATCTCAACTTTCCGGCGCCGTCGATGGACGACGTGGAGCTGTCGGCCGTTTCCGATATGGATTTCGTTGCCAACCCACGTCCCAACTGA
- the LOC135580974 gene encoding spindle and kinetochore-associated protein 1 homolog: MDLKQAGSSLDAVVSSFHTRIVELQELVIARNMYPSTSMPDLSAVDATLKTMESQIQAIKDRLQEERNAIPKAKKLIDLSQRQQRKLQHMLAHMPPSMLKNQSRSVQNPSSSLVPDDSGPDTLHEPCHLKEEPVAMLKGKKGPSPAPRWYISAEELDSLSSYMRGRLTLDKVNIAINEIAMYAEANSHLVSCPKKKLAEDTWEKALELRDIATTEAVKGKHFFLETDIKGPGLKLDNTGKAILTVLRHLGRILEARIGHHRVFILSKPH, from the exons ATGGATCTGAAGCAAGCGGGATCCTCCCTCGACGCCGTCGTCTCCTCCTTCCACACCCGCATCGTCGAACTGCAGGAGCTCGTCATCGCCCGCAACA TGTATCCCTCCACCAGCATGCCCGATCTGTCGGCGGTCGACGCGACCCTGAAGACGATGGAGTCGCAGATCCAGGCGATCAAGGACCGACTACAAGAGGAGAGAAACGCTATCCCTAAGGCCAAG AAACTCATCGATCTGTCCCAGCGGCAGCAAAGAAAGCTGCAGCACATGCTCGCCCATATGCCGCCTTCGATGCTTAAGAACCAAAGCCGATCGGTTCAAAACCCCTCTTCGAG CTTGGTGCCTGATGATTCGGGTCCCGATACATTGCACGAGCCTTGTCATCTCAAGGAGGAGCCTGTTGCTATGCTCAAG GGGAAGAAGGGTCCATCTCCTGCACCGCGGTGGTATATTTCTGCCGAGGAACTGGATTCACTGTCTTC TTATATGAGGGGAAGGCTTACTTTGGACAAGGTCAATATTGCTATCAATGAGATAGCTATGTATGCAGAAGCAAATTCTCATCTCGTCTCATGCCCAAAGAAGAAG CTAGCTGAAGACACCTGGGAAAAAGCTCTT GAACTAAGAGACATAGCAACAACTGAAGCAGTGAAAGGCAAGCACTTTTTCCTGGAAACAGACATAAAAGGACCAGGACTGAAACTTGACAATACGGGAAAAGCAATTTTGACA GTCCTTCGCCATCTCGGCCGTATTCTTGAAGCTCGCATCGGTCATCACCGTGTGTTTATCCTCTCAAAACCTCATTGA
- the LOC135634773 gene encoding QWRF motif-containing protein 7-like: protein MENARPPSPRSPLLLRSRSGACGLTRRPASPSRQSVPLFSSFSNSAPAALTRSHSAAKHRPQVTDPSATSCCLSKENRKSISCGLPPPDPPASLRKPRTAPSAWALSPGRSPPRSTSAPAQRDARKTKTGLSAWARSPSQSKPSPDPSRAAPVVTAGGKKGGGGGVLGLFRRRKEAAPGEEESHQLRLLTSRLIQWRFANARAVAAVEAARCNAEEKLFYAWLRIYELRNLVAAKRILVQRRKQKMKLPQILRPQLRLLSQWEPHAKKHVEAVATLVRLLGAAAFSLPLVEGAEANSVSLRRCLSSSMEAMTDIAATAGVFYAKVGDIDTMLYELVETIRLEIQGLEELMEMCTSVTSLEMHEVSLRAHMIQAVKEEDELILCPHHGVAISTHAFTSIRVFPYQRLVGTIY, encoded by the exons ATGGAGAACGCCCGCCCGCCCTCCCCGCGGAGCCCTCTCCTCCTCCGCAGCCGAAGCGGCGCCTGCGGCCTCACCCGCCGCCCCGCCTCTCCATCCCGGCAGTCCGTTCCCTTGTTCTCCTCATTTTCCAACTCCGCGCCGGCCGCGCTCACCCGCTCCCACTCCGCCGCCAAACACCGCCCCCAAGTCACCGACCCTTCCGCGACTTCGTGCTGCCTCTCCAAGGAGAACCGCAAGAGCATCTCCTGTGGACTCCCTCCGCCGGACCCTCCCGCCAGCTTGAGGAAGCCGAGAACAGCTCCCTCCGCCTGGGCCCTCTCCCCCGGCCGTTCGCCCCCGCGGTCCACCTCCGCCCCTGCCCAGCGCGACGCAAGAAAGACCAAGACCGGGTTATCGGCGTGGGCACGATCGCCCAGCCAATCGAAGCCGTCGCCGGATCCGTCTCGCGCAGCGCCCGTGGTCACTGCCGGCGGGAAGAAAGGCGGCGGAGGCGGGGTGTTGGGATTATTCCGGAGGAGGAAGGAGGCTGCACCGGGGGAGGAAGAGTCGCACCAGCTGCGGCTGCTTACGTCGAGACTGATCCAGTGGAGGTTCGCCAACGCTCGTGCGGTGGCGGCCGTCGAGGCCGCCCGGTGCAACGCCGAG GAGAAGCTGTTCTACGCGTGGCTAAGAATCTACGAGCTAAGGAATCTGGTGGCGGCCAAGCGGATCTTGGTTCAACGACGGAAGCAGAAGATGAAGCTGCCTCAGATCCTTCGTCCCCAACTCCGTCTCCTGAGCCAGTGGGAACCGCACGCCAAGAAGCACGTCGAAGCTGTGGCCACGCTCGTGAGGCTCTTGGGCGCTGCTGCCTTCTCGCTTCCTCTGGTAGAAGGCGCCGAG GCCAACTCGGTATCACTTCGTCGCTGCTTGAGCTCATCGATGGAGGCCATGACAGACATTGCCGCCACCGCCGGCGTCTTTTACGCAAAG GTCGGAGACATCGACACGATGCTGTACGAGTTGGTGGAAACAATACGACTGGAAATACAAGGGttggaggaactgatggagatgtGTACAAGTGTCACTTCACTGGAG ATGCATGAAGTCAGCCTCAGAGCGCATATGATTCAGGCGGTAAAGGAAGAAGACGAACTCATCCTTTGCCCTCACCACGGAGTTGCAATCAGCACACATGCATTTACATCGATAAGAGTGTTTCCATACCAAAGGCTTGTCGGAACCATCTACTAA
- the LOC135580976 gene encoding probable pectinesterase 68 → MGASPSMFFLVICLFVSVHSSACELGSTKQHRRHEWYFKPTGKQTIVVDANGSGHFSSVQEAVDFVPENNTKRVVIQIHAGHYTEKVIVPATKPYVTFQGAGRDVTVIEWHDRASDRGPDGQQLRTYNTASVTIFASYFRARNISFKNTAPAPMPGMEGWQAAAFRISGDKAYFFGCGFYGAQDTLCDDAGRHYFKDCYIEGSIDFIFGNGRSMYKDCQLHSIADRFGAIAAQDRNSPCERTGFAFVNCRVTGTGKLYVGRAMGQYSRIVFAYTYFDDVIAPGGWDDWDHNSDKNQTAFFGVYRCWGPGAAAVRGVSWARELDFDTARPFLVKSFVNGRHWLGPSDP, encoded by the exons ATGGGAGCATCTCCAAGCATGTTCTTCCTGGTCATCTGCCTGTTTGTCTCAGTGCACTCCAGTGCATGCGAGCTCGGTTCCACCAAGCAGCACCGGCGGCACGAGTGGTACTTCAAGCCAACCGGCAAACAGACCATCGTGGTGGACGCCAATGGCTCCGGCCATTTCTCGTCCGTCCAAGAGGCCGTTGACTTCGTCCCGGAGAATAACACCAAGCGTGTCGTCATACAGATTCATGCTGGTCATTACAC GGAGAAGGTGATCGTGCCGGCGACGAAGCCATATGTGACGTTCCAAGGGGCCGGCAGAGACGTGACGGTGATCGAGTGGCACGACCGGGCGAGCGATCGAGGACCTGACGGGCAACAGCTACGGACTTATAACACGGCTTCTGTCACTATTTTTGCTAGTTATTTCAGGGCTAGGAATATTAGCTTCAAG AACACAGCTCCAGCTCCAATGCCGGGCATGGAAGGATGGCAAGCAGCAGCGTTCCGCATCTCGGGAGACAAGGCGTACTTCTTCGGCTGCGGCTTCTACGGCGCCCAGGACACACTCTGCGACGACGCCGGCCGCCACTACTTCAAGGATTGCTACATCGAGGGATCCATCGATTTCATCTTCGGCAATGGTCGTTCCATGTACAAG GATTGCCAACTCCACTCCATCGCAGACCGGTTCGGGGCCATCGCAGCTCAGGACAGGAACAGCCCGTGCGAGCGGACGGGCTTCGCCTTCGTGAACTGCAGAGTAACCGGCACGGGCAAGCTCTACGTAGGACGAGCCATGGGGCAGTACTCGAGGATCGTCTTCGCCTACACCTACTTCGATGACGTGATCGCCCCCGGTGGCTGGGACGACTGGGATCACAACAGCGACAAGAACCA GACGGCGTTCTTTGGAGTCTACAGATGTTGGGGTCCTGGTGCAGCAGCAGTGCGTGGGGTTTCATGGGCTCGAGAGCTCGATTTCGACACGGCTCGACCTTTCCTCGTCAAGAGTTTCGTGAATGGAAGACACTGGCTTGGCCCTTCCGATCCTTGA
- the LOC103982623 gene encoding delta(24)-sterol reductase-like: MSGVEAPLRPKRKKVLVDYLVQFRWIVVVFVVLPVSCFIYFRLFLGHVRSAMKSDERRRKEHEENVLKVIKRLKQRDPTKDGLVCTARKPYIAVGMRNVDYKRARHFEVDLSAFRNILEIDKERMIAKVEPLVNMGQITRATIPMNLSLAVVAELDDLTVGGLINGYGIEGSSHLYGLFSDTVVAMEVVLADGRLVRCTRDNEHSDLFYGIPWSQGTLGLMVSAEIKLIHVREYMKVTYTPHRGTLKELAQAYADSFAPRDGDSSRVPDFVETMIYNPTEAVCMTGKYASEEEAKKKGNVINSIGWWFKPWFYQHAQTALQRGEFVEYIPTREYYHRHTRSLYWEGKLILPCADQWWFRWFLGWLMPPKVSLLKATQGEAIRNYYHDMHVIQDLLIPLYKVADALEFCHRETELYPVWLCPHRLFKLPLKTMVHPETGFEDHHRQGDTSFAQMFTDVGLYYAPGPVFRGEEFDGAEVVRELEEWMIQNHGFQAQYSVSELTEKNFWRMFDASHYEHCRRKYGAIGTFMNVYYKSKKGKKTEKEVQDAEAEAAIVEADHAEED; this comes from the exons ATGTCTGGTGTGGAAGCTCCTCTGCGTCCCAAAAGAAAGAAAGTTTTGGTGGACTATCTGGTCCAGTTCCGATGGATCGTTGTCGTCTTTGTGGTGCTTCCCGTCTCTTGCTTCATCTACTTCAGACTGTTTCTTGGCCATGTGAGATCTGCCATGAAGTCCGACGAGCGTCGCCGGAAAGAACATGAGGAGAACGTTCTCAAAGTTATCAAGCGCCTCAAGCAGAGAGATCCAACCAAGGATGGCCTCGTGTGCACGGCCAGGAAACCATACATCGCGGTTGGCATGCGTAATGTCGATTACAAGCGCGCAAGACATTTCGAGGTCGATCTCTCTGCGTTCAGGAACATTCTTGAGATCGACAAGGAGCGGATGATCGCTAAGGTGGAGCCGCTTGTTAATATGGGTCAGATCACTCGAGCTACGATTCCCATGAACCTCTCGCTTGCGGTCGTTGCAGAGCTTGACGATCTCACTGTGGGTGGCCTTATCAATGGTTATGGAATCGAGGGGAGCTCACACTTGTATGGGCTCTTTTCTGACACGGTCGTCGCCATGGAGGTTGTGCTTGCCGACGGCCGACTTGTGAGGTGTACCAGGGACAACGAGCATTCCGATCTTTTCTACGGGATCCCCTGGTCTCAAGGAACTCTGGGTCTCATGGTTTCTGCAGAGATCAAACTCATACATGTTAGGGAATACATGAAGGTTACCTACACCCCGCACCGGGGAACCTTGAAGGAACTCGCGCAGGCTTATGCAGACTCGTTTGCTCCCAGAGATGGGGATTCATCAAGGGTTCCGGACTTCGTTGAGACGATGATCTATAACCCCACCGAGGCTGTCTGCATGACCGGGAAGTATGCTTCCGAGGAAGAAGCCAAGAAGAAGGGCAATGTCATCAACAGCATAGGGTGGTGGTTCAAGCCCTGGTTTTACCAGCATGCACAGACAGCGCTGCAGAGGGGAGAGTTCGTGGAGTACATACCCACCCGAGAGTATTACCATAGGCATACCAGATCTCTGTACTGGGAAGGGAAGCTGATCCTGCCATGCGCAGACCAGTGGTGGTTCAGATGGTTCTTGGGCTGGTTGATGCCGCCAAAGGTCTCCTTGCTCAAGGCCACCCAAGGTGAAGCTATCAGGAACTATTACCATGACATGCATGTGATCCAGGATCTCCTGATTCCTCTGTACAAAGTTGCAGATGCTCTCGAGTTTTGCCATCGTGAAACGGAG CTATATCCAGTATGGCTCTGCCCCCATCGGCTGTTCAAGCTTCCTCTGAAGACGATGGTGCATCCCGAAACAGGCTTCGAGGACCATCACCGGCAGGGAGACACGAGCTTCGCCCAAATGTTCACCGACGTCGGTTTGTACTATGCTCCAGGTCCCGTGTTCAGGGGGGAGGAGTTCGACGGCGCCGAAGTTGTCCGCGAGCTCGAGGAGTGGATGATTCAGAACCACGGTTTCCAGGCGCAGTACTCCGtctcggagctcaccgagaagaaCTTCTGGAGGATGTTCGACGCGTCCCACTACGAGCACTGCCGTCGCAAGTACGGCGCCATTGGCACTTTCATGAACGTGTACTACAAGtccaagaaagggaagaagacggaGAAGGAGGTGCAGGATGCCGAGGCTGAGGCCGCCATCGTCGAAGCCGACCATGCTGAAGAAGATTAG
- the LOC103983396 gene encoding expansin-B15-like has protein sequence MAPPLHQSPSLVMASLTFLALLNACFCSNPKHPKLSTSTSNWLPAGATWYGSANGAGSDGGACGYGGALEKPPFSSMISAGGPSLFKSGKGCGACYQVKCTENAACSGDPVTVVITDECPGGPCLEKSAHFDMSGTAFGAMASSGRADELRNAGVMTVQYARVQCSYPGFDLAFRVDAGSNPYYFAVVIEYEEGDGDLAAVELMQASSSADSSQWLSMQQSWGAVWKLNSAWQLQAPFSIRLTTLLSNRTIVADDVIPSTWLPGETYRSTTH, from the exons ATGGCTCCTCCACTCCATCAGTCTCCCTCCCTTGTCATGGCCTCGTTAACTTTCCTCGCCCTCCTCAACGCTTGCTTCTGTTCCAATCCGAAACACCCCAAGCTTTCCACCTCAACATCAAACTGGCTTCCTGCAGGAGCTACGTGGTATGGGAGCGCTAATGGTGCTGGAAGCGATG GAGGTGCTTGTGGCTATGGAGGCGCGTTGGAGAAGCCTCCTTTCTCATCCATGATATCCGCGGGAGGCCCCTCGCTGTTCAAATCGGGCAAGGGATGTGGCGCTTGTTATCAG GTGAAATGCACCGAGAACGCAGCGTGTTCCGGCGATCCAGTTACGGTGGTGATCACGGACGAGTGCCCCGGCGGTCCATGTCTCGAGAAGTCTGCCCATTTCGACATGAGCGGCACTGCGTTCGGGGCCATGGCGTCCTCTGGTCGAGCTGACGAGCTTCGCAATGCTGGTGTGATGACAGTGCAGTACGCAAG AGTCCAGTGCAGCTACCCAGGCTTCGACTTGGCCTTCCGTGTCGATGCTGGCTCAAACCCTTACTACTTCGCCGTCGTCATAGAGTACGAGGAAGGTGATGGAGATCTCGCTGCTGTGGAACTCATGCAGGCATCATCATCAGCGGATTCATCGCAATGGCTTTCCATGCAGCAGTCATGGGGTGCAGTGTGGAAATTGAACTCAGCTTGGCAACTGCAGGCCCCCTTTTCCATCCGATTGACGACGCTTTTATCCAACCGGACGATTGTGGCAGACGATGTGATCCCATCAACTTGGCTGCCAGGGGAAACATATCGATCTACCACACACTGA
- the LOC135636462 gene encoding root meristem growth factor 10-like, producing MPSVALLFTLLLALSVDACNARHLRMHAKDPSSRYNESSKVSAKVIPEENSVHGNPAESTSSEGVALEKKQGLSTVERTEDVKGKNEGVSGALQASTLVKVTWPVPRGGAKEHPGFDEDYVGPTTNPPSHN from the exons ATGCCTTCTGTTGCTCTTCTCTTCACCCTCCTGTTAGCTCTTTCCGTCGACGCATGCAATGCCCGGCATCTAAGGATGCATGCCAAAGATCCAAGCAGTCGTTACAATGAATCCAGCAAG GTTTCTGCGAAGGTGATTCCGGAAGAGAATTCAGTCCATGGAAATCCCGCAGAGTCGACGTCATCGGAAGGTGTTGCACTCGAGAAGAAACAAGGCTTATCGACTGTTGAACGCACAGAGGACGTCAAGGGGAAGAACGAAGGCGTCTCAGGTGCCCTTCAAGCCTCCACGCTCGTTAAGGTTACATGGCCTGTGCCTCGAGGTGGAGCGAAGGAGCATCCAGGGTTTGATGAGGATTACGTTGGACCGACGACCAATCCCCCCTCTCACAACTGA
- the LOC135636463 gene encoding calmodulin-binding receptor kinase CaMRLK-like translates to MELCFFVAFSSLVLSLLHLPAAACSCGRSDCELIALAFRHVSGFQLPPPTADCSLRLPSRNLSGAVSWMHLRSVSALRVLDLSGNALGGSIPGGFWSAPALLHVNLASNRLDGVLRFDPGSQTPPLRSLNLSGNRFTSVAGLAALPRLEDVDLSRNSLDSFPLGLEKVGRLRHLDLSHNSIGGVLPEGFPPIAGGLGYLDVSYNNFTGVVQPEAVKKFGEPAFVEAGSLQFVSAARVVAHSSSPSPSLRRTRHRRSRKRKITLLSAILSVAAVAVILVALWYLHRVDKEEQRAREEKEGGAATVGDEAGGAVQKADEGDVEVREGVSAGKGQAEQPHV, encoded by the coding sequence ATGGAGCTCTGCTTCTTCGTTGCCTTCTCTAGCCTTGTCCTCTCCCTCCTGCATCTTCCGGCGGCCGCTTGCTCCTGCGGCCGGTCGGACTGCGAGCTCATCGCCCTCGCCTTCCGCCACGTCTCGGGATTTCAGCTCCCCCCTCCCACGGCCGACTGCTCCCTCAGGCTCCCCTCCCGCAACCTCAGCGGTGCGGTCTCGTGGATGCACCTGCGTAGTGTCTCCGCCCTCCGTGTCCTCGACCTGTCGGGCAACGCCCTCGGTGGCTCCATCCCCGGCGGGTTCTGGTCCGCCCCGGCCCTCCTCCACGTCAACCTCGCATCCAACCGCCTCGACGGCGTCCTCCGGTTCGACCCGGGCTCCCAGACGCCGCCCCTCAGGTCGCTCAACCTCTCCGGAAACCGGTTCACTAGCGTTGCCGGCCTCGCTGCCCTGCCCCGTTTGGAGGACGTCGACTTGTCGCGGAACAGCCTCGACTCCTTCCCGCTCGGGCTGGAGAAGGTCGGAAGACTGCGGCACTTGGACTTGTCGCATAACtcgataggaggggtgttgccgGAGGGATTTCCGCCGATCGCCGGCGGGCTTGGCTACCTCGACGTCTCTTACAATAACTTCACCGGCGTCGTGCAGCCCGAGGCGGTGAAGAAGTTTGGGGAGCCTGCCTTTGTCGAAGCCGGGTCTCTTCAGTTTGTTTCCGCTGCTCGCGTCGTCGCCCATTCGTCTTCTCCTAGTCCTTCGCTTCGGAGGACGAGACACAGAAGATCGAGGAAAAGAAAAATTACATTGTTGTCAGCTATTCTTTCAGTTGCTGCCGTTGCTGTCATTCTTGTGGCGCTTTGGTACTTGCATCGAGTCGATAAAGAGGAGCAAAGGGcaagagaagagaaagagggaggtgccgCCACCGTGGGAGATGAAGCCGGTGGTGCTGTACAAAAAGCCGATGAAGGCGACGTCGAGGTTCGTGAAGGAGTCTCAGCTGGAAAAGGGCAGGCGGAGCAACCCCACGTATAG